The following DNA comes from Shinella zoogloeoides.
GGGAGCAGGCCGGCTGCGCTACGCCTGGTCGCCGCCGCCCGCCTGGGGCTTCGGCGGGGTCCTGAGCGATGGAGAAATGACGCCAGCCAAGCTCTCAATCGTGCTGGAACAGCTGGAAACGCTGCCATCCCTCGGCTTCAAGATCAGACCCAATCCCCTGACTGCGGGACTCTGGGCCCAGGCGGCCCGGCCCGGCTGGAGCGCCATAGACCGTTGCGCCCATGTGATCGATCTGGCGGGCGGCTTTTTGGCCGTGCGGGGCCGTTTTCGTCCGAACGCGGGCACCTATATCCGCCGCGCCCAGAAAAGCGGCGTGGAAATCGAGGTGGGCAACCACGAGGGCCTTATCGACGAGTTCCATCGCCTGCTTCAACTGTCCCTGGTGCGCTGGGCGCGCAAGCAACACGAGCCGGCGGTGCTGGCGCGCATGCGCGGGCTACGCCGCGACCCGAAGGCAAAATTCATCACCATGGCCTCGCAAATGGGTGATCGTTTCCGCCTCTATGTCGCGCGGCTCAATGGGCGGGCCGTTGCCGCCATCCTCGTTCTCATGGGGCAGCAGGCCCATTATACCCGCGGAGCGGTGGACGAAGCGCTCGCCGGCGAAAGCAGGGCCGCCTATCTGCTTCAGGCAACCGCAATCGAAGATGCCTGCCGGTTCGGCTGCACCCATTATCACATGGGTGAAACCGGCAATTCCGCCTCGCTGGCCCAGTTCAAATCCCGGTTCGGCGCCGTTGCCGTTCCCTATTGCGAATATCGCTACGAAACACTTCCACTGGCCCGACTGGATGGCCTTGCCCGCCGGACCGTCAAGCGCATTCTGGGGTTCCGCGATGCACCCTGACCGAGTAGCTGCGTTTCTGGGATTTGCCATACCGCTCTTCTTTCTCTCGTACCCTACTTTCGCCGCCGATCCCGCTCCGCTTTCCGCGGACGGACAGTGGCGCCTGATCTTTCAGGACGAGTTCGAGGCGGAGACCCTCGACGGCGGAAAATGGACGACCTGCTATTGGTGGAACAAGGATGGCTGCACCAATCTCGGCAACAGGGAGTTGCAATGGTACAGGCCTGAAAACGTTTCGCTTTCCGATGGAAAGCTCCATCTTACGGCGCGACGTAAGAAGGCAACGGGTATCGAGGGCCGCAAGTTCAGATATACGTCCGGCATGGTAACGACGGGGCGCGACTATGCGGAATTGCCCCGTCCTTCTCGCATGCGCTTTCGCTACGGGCACGTCGAGGTTCGGGCCAAGGCGCCGGCGGGAAAGGGCTTCTGGTCCGCGATCTGGCTGCTTCCGGAAACGCGTGAATCCCGGCCGGAGATCGACCTCATGGAGGTGCTCGGCGATTCCGGCACCTCGCTGCGGATGCACTATCACTACACCGACGACAAAGGGAAGGAACAGGACCCCGGCAAAACGGCCACCGTGGCAAACCTCACGCGGGACTGGCACGTCTACGGCCTGACCTGGGACAAGGACAAGCTCGTCTGGTACCTCGACGGCCAAGAGGTATGGCGCTGGACCGACGCGGCTTCGATCGCCAGCGAGGACATGTATCTGCTGCTCAATCTCGCCGTGGGCGGCGAGTGGCCCGGCCCGCCGGGCAAGCGGACGAAATTCCCCTCCAGCTACCTCATCGACTACGTCCGCATCTGGCAACGGAGCGAGAAATGATGACCGTTGCCACTTTCCGCCGCCTTGCGAGCTACCCGCCGCTGCTGCAGGCTCTCGTCGCCTCCCCGCTCCTGCGCAATGGCTATGCACTCGTTGCCAGCGCCGGGCTGACCTCGCTGCTGGGCCTCGTCTTCTGGGGGCTCGCCGCCCGGCTTTATACGCCGGAGCAGGTCGGTATCGGGGCGGCCATGATTTCCACCATGCTGACGCTCGGCAATATTTCCCAGCTCAACCTCGGCAATCTCCTGAACCGCTATCTGCCCGCCGCCGGCATGGGAGCGCGCAGGCTGGTGCAGGTGTCCTACGGGCTGGCCGCGGTAGCGGCCGGCCTGCTGTCAGGACTGGCCGTCGTGGTCGTCCCGAATTTCGTTCCGGAACTTGCCTTCCTCCACGATCAGCCGCTGGCCGGGGCCGGATTCGTGATCGCCACCATCGTCTGGACGCTCTTCGCGCTCCAGGACAGCGTATTGGCAGGACTGCGCCGGGCTACCATAGCCCCGATCGAAAATGCCCTGTTCTCGCTTGCGAAGCTTCTTCTTCTGGTGGTTTTTGCCGGCGTGGCGCTTCCCGGCTCGGGGCTCTATGCCGCCTGGGTCCTGCCGTTGCCCTTGCTGTTGCTGCTCGTCAACTGGCTGATCTTCTTCCGCTTCCTGCCTCGCCATCGCATGACCGGCGCCGAACGTCCGGACAGGCGCTCCCTCGCCCGTTATTTCGGCTGGGATTATGTCGGAACGCTCGCCTCCATGACCGCGATGGGCGTGGCGCCGCTGATCGTGCTGCACCATGGCGGCTCGAAAGAGCTCGCCGTCTATTACATCTCGTGGGAAATCGCTTACGGCGTCTATCTGATCAGCCGTTCCATGGGCATCTCGCTCCTTGCCGAAATCGCCTTCGACCGCACGAAATTCCACCTTCTCGCCATCAACGCACTGTTCTACACGCTGATGCCGCTGGCCGTCGCCGTCGCCGTCATCTTCCTCGGCGCACCGCTCCTGCTGCGCCTTCTCGGCACGCAATATGCCGGCGAGAGTTCACTCATGCTGCGGCTTCTCGTTCTCTCCTGTCTGCCCTGGAGCGTGGTGACGCTGATGCTCGCCCTGGCGCGCGCCAACGGCCGCACGCAGGTCGTCGCTGCTGCGCAGATCGTCACGCTGGCCGTTGTTCTGGGTGTCGGCACGCCTCTTGCAGCGACTTACGGCGCGGCGGGAATGGCAACCGCCTGGCTCGCTGCCCATTGCCTTACCCTGGCCGGCCTGCTGATCGATCTCTTCCGCCGCCTCGGCTCCTCCGGCCGCGTGGAGCTTGTGCTACGCCTGTTGTCCGCGCTGGCTCGGATGCGCGGCCATCTTCTGCCTGCGGCGCGGTCCGGGCCATCTCTCCTACCCGACATTACCCGATTCTGTGCAGAGGAGGGTATTGCCACTCCCGATCCCGGCAGCATCCGGGAATTTCGCCGCGAAAGCGATGTGCGGACCGCCGCTTTCCAAACGTCCACAGCCGAATGCTTCATCTTCAAGCAGGCGACATCGCTGGAAGGAGCGGCAGCCCTTTCCCGCCATATCGTGCAAAGCGAGGCCCTCGCCCAAAACGCGGGCATCGGACTTTCGACGAGCCGCATCGTCGCCAGCCGTTCGTCCTCGTCCTGCAGCCTCGTTGAACGCGCTTTTCCCGGCGAAGACGGACGGGTGACGCTGGCAACCCCGGCCCGGCATTTTCCAGCCCTCGCCCTTGCCATTCAGGCCATCGGCAAGATCCATCGAAGCACGGCGCGAATCCAGTACCTCGACGACGGCTGGATGAGCCGCTGGGTCGACGATGACATCGCACGGGTCGCGCCTTCCCGTTCTCTCCTCGTGGATCGTGCCGGCGGGCTTTCGGGCTTTCGGGATGCACAGCACAGGTTCTGGGCGGGTCGGCCTATGCCGCTCGGGCTTGGCCACGGGGATTTCGCACCCGGAAACCTGCTTTTCCTCGTCGGGCCGGGTGAGGCCGAGGTAAAGCTCAGCGCCATCATAGACTGGGAGGCGGCCTGCCCTGACGCCCCTCCGGGGCTGGATGAGATATTCCTGCTTCTGACGGCGCGGGCGCAGCGGAGCGGGGAGGAATTCGGGTTTGCCGTGCGAGGCTTGCTGTCGGAACCTCGCCTGTCGTCCGAAGAACAGAATACAATGGAAAGCTCCCGCAGCGCGCTGGACAACGCCTATGGCGCCTTCACCGATCCGAAGGTCATCCATGCCCTGTGCGGCCTCGCCTGGTGGCGGCACGTTGCGGCCAACCTCCAAAAGTCCCCGCGCTTTGCAGAAAATCCACTTTGGATGGCGGTCAATATCGACCTTGTCCTCTCCACGTTCATCAGGTCGCAAGGGGTGGAAAGATGAGCCAGGCAGCAGAGATGGACCTCCCGACAACCTCCGGAACGGTCGCGCCAGCCCGGCTCGGCACGATCATCCTTACCATCGTGCTCGCCGGGGCGCTCTTCCTGTGGACGCGCTCCCTTGGCATGAGCGACCCGGATCGGATGACCGATCTCGGGCTCGTTTCGATCGTTCCGTCTATCTTTCACCTCTCCATCGCCCTGCTCGCGGCAGGTTTTTCCTGGCTGATGATCCGGGGACGCACGAGCGGCCCGCTACCGCTTCTTTACCTCGCCGCTCTCATCCTCGTTCTCGCCGCAACGCCGCCGATCGTTTACGGCACGCTGCGCTATTCGTGGGCCTGGAAGCATCTCGGCATCGTGGATTACATCCAGCGTCACGGCAGCGTGGACCGCACTGCGTCGTTTCTTGCGGCCTATCACAACTGGCCCGGCCTCTTCGCGGTTACGGCCTGGATCGCCGACCGGTTCGGGGTGAGGGCCGTCGATCTGGCGCCCATCCTGCGCTTTACGCCCCCCGCCCTCGACCTCGCGATCTGTGCAGCTTATCTGCAACTGATACGCCGGTTGACGGATGACCCTCGCCTTCCCCTGACAGCCGCATGGCTCTTCATTACAGCCAACTGGATCGGCCAGGACTATTTTTCGCCACAGGGCTTTTCCTTCCTCTTCTACATCATTCTTCTCGGTCTGTTCCTCGGCCCCTTGCGCCGGACGGCTGCCCCTTCGCCGTCCGGCGGATTTTCCGGAGTGCTTGCCAGTGCCGTCGCCATGGTGCTCATCGTCGCCGTCGTCGTAACGCATCAGTTGACGCCCCTGCTGGTCATTCTTTCCATCGGCGTGCTGACGGTCGGCCGCCGGCTCTCGCCGGTCTATCTTTTCTTCGCGCTGATCGCCCAGCTGCTCTGGCTGCTCTGGGGCGCGGCCCCCTTCGTTATCGAGCGGATTCATGACGAGCTTGCCGCCATAGGCACGTTGTCGGAAGCGACCAGTAAAATGGCCAATGTCGGGACGGTCAGCGCCGAGCGGGGCCAGGCCATCATGATCGGCCGGGCGCTGACCGCCACCATCGCGCTCTTCGCCGTTGCCGGCGGCCTCCGCCGCCTATGGAACGGATTCTTCGATTATACCGCCGTCGCGCTGCTTCTTGCACCGGCGCCCCTCCTGCTGGTCGCCTATGGTGGAGAGGCGGTGTTCCGCGTCTATATGTTCGCGTCCCCGTTTCTCGCCTTCTTCGCGGCCGCGCTCTTCTTCCCGTCGCCCGCCGCCGGCAGGACG
Coding sequences within:
- a CDS encoding GNAT family N-acetyltransferase produces the protein MIPITTVPCSGYTVEPAPISDSSEPIWRDLFCRDGTALPSQSPEWARAVTDAGGFRTLPQFFKFDDGSRAVLPLFVKGAGRLRYAWSPPPAWGFGGVLSDGEMTPAKLSIVLEQLETLPSLGFKIRPNPLTAGLWAQAARPGWSAIDRCAHVIDLAGGFLAVRGRFRPNAGTYIRRAQKSGVEIEVGNHEGLIDEFHRLLQLSLVRWARKQHEPAVLARMRGLRRDPKAKFITMASQMGDRFRLYVARLNGRAVAAILVLMGQQAHYTRGAVDEALAGESRAAYLLQATAIEDACRFGCTHYHMGETGNSASLAQFKSRFGAVAVPYCEYRYETLPLARLDGLARRTVKRILGFRDAP
- a CDS encoding glycoside hydrolase family 16 protein, whose product is MHPDRVAAFLGFAIPLFFLSYPTFAADPAPLSADGQWRLIFQDEFEAETLDGGKWTTCYWWNKDGCTNLGNRELQWYRPENVSLSDGKLHLTARRKKATGIEGRKFRYTSGMVTTGRDYAELPRPSRMRFRYGHVEVRAKAPAGKGFWSAIWLLPETRESRPEIDLMEVLGDSGTSLRMHYHYTDDKGKEQDPGKTATVANLTRDWHVYGLTWDKDKLVWYLDGQEVWRWTDAASIASEDMYLLLNLAVGGEWPGPPGKRTKFPSSYLIDYVRIWQRSEK
- a CDS encoding phosphotransferase, whose product is MMTVATFRRLASYPPLLQALVASPLLRNGYALVASAGLTSLLGLVFWGLAARLYTPEQVGIGAAMISTMLTLGNISQLNLGNLLNRYLPAAGMGARRLVQVSYGLAAVAAGLLSGLAVVVVPNFVPELAFLHDQPLAGAGFVIATIVWTLFALQDSVLAGLRRATIAPIENALFSLAKLLLLVVFAGVALPGSGLYAAWVLPLPLLLLLVNWLIFFRFLPRHRMTGAERPDRRSLARYFGWDYVGTLASMTAMGVAPLIVLHHGGSKELAVYYISWEIAYGVYLISRSMGISLLAEIAFDRTKFHLLAINALFYTLMPLAVAVAVIFLGAPLLLRLLGTQYAGESSLMLRLLVLSCLPWSVVTLMLALARANGRTQVVAAAQIVTLAVVLGVGTPLAATYGAAGMATAWLAAHCLTLAGLLIDLFRRLGSSGRVELVLRLLSALARMRGHLLPAARSGPSLLPDITRFCAEEGIATPDPGSIREFRRESDVRTAAFQTSTAECFIFKQATSLEGAAALSRHIVQSEALAQNAGIGLSTSRIVASRSSSSCSLVERAFPGEDGRVTLATPARHFPALALAIQAIGKIHRSTARIQYLDDGWMSRWVDDDIARVAPSRSLLVDRAGGLSGFRDAQHRFWAGRPMPLGLGHGDFAPGNLLFLVGPGEAEVKLSAIIDWEAACPDAPPGLDEIFLLLTARAQRSGEEFGFAVRGLLSEPRLSSEEQNTMESSRSALDNAYGAFTDPKVIHALCGLAWWRHVAANLQKSPRFAENPLWMAVNIDLVLSTFIRSQGVER